The following coding sequences are from one Hyphomicrobiales bacterium window:
- a CDS encoding phosphoenolpyruvate hydrolase family protein, with protein sequence MIPRHQILEKFRSMIASGEPIIGGGAGTGLSAKCEEAGGIDLIVIYNSGRYRMAGRGSLAGLMPYGDANAVVMEMAGEVLPVVKNTPVLAGVCATDPFRLMPVFLDELKRVGFAGVQNFPTVGLIDGSFRANLEETGMGFGHEVDMIRLAAERNMLTTPYVFDEDSAAAMAEAGADVIVCHLGLTTGGSIGADTAVTLEQCPALVDAWSKAALAVNKDAIILVHGGPVAMPDDADFVLKNTETCHGFYGASSMERLPTEVALTEQTRAFKRIKGR encoded by the coding sequence ATGATCCCCCGACATCAGATACTCGAGAAATTTCGCTCCATGATCGCTTCAGGTGAGCCCATTATCGGTGGCGGCGCGGGCACCGGTCTATCGGCAAAATGCGAAGAGGCCGGCGGCATCGACCTGATCGTAATTTACAATTCCGGGCGCTACCGCATGGCTGGACGCGGCAGCCTGGCCGGGTTGATGCCCTATGGCGATGCCAATGCTGTGGTCATGGAAATGGCAGGCGAAGTGTTGCCAGTCGTGAAAAACACGCCGGTGCTAGCGGGTGTTTGCGCCACCGATCCGTTCCGGCTGATGCCGGTGTTCCTGGATGAACTCAAGCGTGTTGGCTTTGCTGGCGTTCAGAACTTTCCAACGGTCGGGCTTATCGATGGCAGCTTCCGCGCCAATCTTGAGGAAACCGGCATGGGATTTGGCCATGAGGTGGACATGATCCGCCTCGCTGCCGAACGCAACATGCTGACCACCCCTTACGTCTTTGACGAAGACAGTGCAGCCGCGATGGCTGAGGCTGGCGCAGATGTAATTGTCTGCCATCTTGGGCTGACAACGGGCGGATCGATTGGCGCTGATACGGCCGTAACGCTGGAGCAGTGTCCAGCGCTGGTCGATGCCTGGTCCAAGGCCGCGCTGGCGGTCAACAAGGATGCCATCATCCTGGTGCATGGCGGACCAGTGGCGATGCCCGATGACGCCGACTTCGTCCTAAAAAACACCGAAACCTGCCACGGCTTTTACGGCGCCTCTTCCATGGAGCGTTTGCCGACCGAAGTGGCTTTGACCGAACAAACACGCGCGTTCAAGCGCATCAAGGGCCGCTGA
- a CDS encoding ABC transporter permease produces the protein MATTSRRGPAALEIKGLNVFYGASHALQGVDLQLESGVLSVVGRNGMGKTTLCKAIMGLVPVASGSISFDGQSLVGKDPTDISRLGIGYVPQGRRLWPTLSVDEHLKMVATKNGSWTVERVYATFPRLAERKGNGGAQLSGGEQQMLAISRALLLNPRLLVMDEPTEGLAPVIVDQVEQMLMQLADEGDMEVLVIEQNIGVACAVADDVAIMVNGRIARMAPAATLAADRDLQQRLLGVGRHAHDDTPEPEAQTDRSAGGEAGQERAARATKIYNANPTNPNRWSKPVPVAQLERLARVVTASTPTTTSVPQVEIRPLTSPGESVVLVAGTLDTKGDELRYMRDIVRAAGLPVRMADLSTSGGHSGAEVPAHQIAAFHPRGASGVFTGDRGTSVTGMVLAFERWIERQSGIAGILSAGGSGGTAMVAPAMRALPVGVPKLIVSTVASGQVSQYIGPSDITMMHSVADVQGLNVLTEEVLGNAANAMVGMVNARRAAAASKIAKPPAKPAVGLTMFGVTTPCVQQTVARLGDDVDCLVFHATGIGGQSMEKLIDSAKITGVIDTTTTEICDMLVGGVFPATEDRFGAVIRTRIPYIGSVGATDMVNFGAPETVPDQFKGRTFYEHNPQVTLMRTTPDECAQIGQWIGGRLNEMEGPVRFFLTEGGVSALDAPGQPFHDPAANAALFGALKTTVRATSNRQLISVPHHINDPAFADTLVSAYRSLHGGRPVRGKQASR, from the coding sequence ATGGCGACCACCAGCCGCCGCGGCCCTGCCGCCCTGGAGATCAAGGGCCTGAACGTCTTTTATGGCGCCTCGCACGCGCTGCAAGGCGTTGATCTGCAATTGGAGTCAGGTGTCCTGTCGGTCGTTGGTCGCAACGGCATGGGCAAGACGACCCTTTGCAAGGCGATTATGGGGCTGGTGCCAGTCGCCAGCGGTTCCATCAGTTTTGACGGCCAATCGCTGGTCGGCAAGGACCCGACCGACATCTCTCGCCTGGGCATTGGCTATGTGCCCCAAGGACGCCGGTTGTGGCCGACGCTGTCGGTCGACGAACACCTCAAAATGGTCGCGACCAAGAATGGCTCTTGGACCGTTGAACGGGTGTACGCGACGTTCCCGCGCCTGGCCGAACGAAAGGGCAATGGCGGCGCCCAACTGTCGGGTGGCGAGCAGCAGATGCTCGCGATCTCACGTGCGCTTCTGTTGAACCCGCGCCTGCTGGTGATGGACGAGCCGACCGAGGGTCTTGCCCCGGTCATCGTCGACCAGGTCGAACAGATGCTGATGCAGCTCGCCGACGAAGGCGACATGGAAGTGCTCGTGATCGAGCAGAACATCGGTGTGGCCTGCGCGGTGGCCGATGACGTCGCCATCATGGTCAATGGCCGCATCGCGCGTATGGCGCCTGCGGCGACGCTTGCCGCTGACCGCGATCTGCAACAGCGTTTGCTGGGCGTCGGCCGCCACGCGCACGATGATACGCCAGAACCCGAAGCGCAGACTGATCGCAGCGCCGGAGGCGAGGCCGGGCAGGAACGGGCAGCGCGCGCGACCAAGATCTACAACGCCAACCCGACCAATCCCAATCGCTGGTCAAAGCCGGTGCCGGTTGCGCAGCTTGAGCGTCTTGCACGCGTTGTCACGGCCTCGACCCCGACGACCACCAGCGTTCCGCAGGTGGAGATCAGGCCGCTGACCTCGCCAGGCGAAAGCGTCGTGCTTGTTGCCGGTACGCTCGACACCAAAGGCGATGAGCTGCGTTACATGCGTGATATCGTTCGAGCCGCCGGTTTGCCCGTTCGCATGGCCGATCTCTCCACGTCAGGCGGACACTCTGGCGCGGAAGTTCCGGCCCATCAGATCGCCGCCTTCCACCCGCGTGGCGCATCGGGTGTGTTCACCGGAGATCGCGGCACATCAGTGACGGGCATGGTTTTGGCCTTTGAACGATGGATAGAGCGGCAGTCCGGCATTGCCGGCATTCTCTCGGCGGGCGGCTCTGGCGGCACCGCCATGGTTGCGCCTGCCATGCGCGCGCTGCCCGTGGGCGTGCCGAAACTGATCGTGTCCACAGTCGCATCGGGGCAGGTGTCGCAATATATCGGCCCATCGGACATCACGATGATGCATTCGGTCGCCGATGTGCAGGGGCTGAACGTGCTGACCGAGGAAGTGCTGGGCAATGCCGCCAACGCCATGGTTGGCATGGTCAATGCGCGGCGCGCTGCAGCGGCCAGCAAAATCGCCAAACCACCAGCCAAGCCCGCCGTCGGCCTGACCATGTTCGGCGTGACGACGCCGTGCGTGCAGCAAACGGTTGCACGCCTCGGCGATGACGTGGATTGCCTGGTTTTTCATGCCACCGGCATTGGTGGCCAGTCGATGGAGAAGCTCATCGACTCTGCCAAAATCACTGGCGTTATCGACACCACCACCACTGAGATCTGCGATATGCTGGTGGGCGGTGTTTTCCCTGCAACGGAGGATCGCTTCGGCGCGGTGATCCGCACGCGCATCCCCTATATCGGCTCGGTCGGCGCAACCGACATGGTAAATTTCGGTGCGCCTGAAACCGTGCCGGATCAGTTCAAAGGCCGTACATTCTACGAGCACAATCCGCAGGTGACGCTGATGCGCACCACGCCGGACGAGTGCGCCCAAATTGGCCAATGGATCGGCGGTCGCCTCAATGAAATGGAGGGGCCAGTGCGCTTCTTCCTGACTGAGGGCGGCGTCTCGGCTCTCGATGCGCCGGGCCAACCGTTCCACGATCCTGCCGCCAACGCCGCGCTGTTTGGTGCGCTCAAGACAACTGTTCGCGCCACGAGCAACCGACAACTGATCAGCGTGCCCCACCACATCAATGACCCTGCCTTCGCCGATACGCTTGTGAGCGCCTATCGCTCGCTGCATGGCGGTCGGCCCGTACGAGGAAAGCAAGCAAGCCGATGA
- a CDS encoding ABC transporter ATP-binding protein: MPDSAERMVSVSSGNALELRGVTKMFGALAAISDITLTVGSGERRAVLGSNGAGKTTLFNCVTGDFFPTSGTIRLFGEDVSRFPAYERIRRGLRRTYQISLLFGGLTVRDNVYLACRGVSRGRFSMLRTRQNDPLQVRVGELIEAVNLTDASDALVSELSYGQQRQLEIALALAGAPRLILFDEPAAGLSPTERTELINILTSLPGHIGYVIIEHDMDVALRVAESVTMMHNGRVFKEGTPEEIENDPEVQALYLGHGEDGGDA, from the coding sequence GTGCCAGACAGCGCCGAACGTATGGTTTCGGTCAGCTCAGGCAACGCGCTTGAGCTGCGCGGTGTCACCAAGATGTTTGGCGCCTTGGCGGCAATTTCCGACATCACCTTGACGGTCGGGTCTGGCGAGCGCCGCGCCGTGCTGGGCTCAAACGGTGCTGGCAAGACCACACTGTTTAATTGCGTTACCGGCGATTTTTTCCCGACCAGCGGAACCATCCGCCTGTTTGGCGAAGATGTATCGCGCTTTCCCGCCTATGAGCGGATCCGTCGCGGGCTGCGACGCACCTACCAGATCAGCCTGTTGTTTGGCGGTCTGACCGTCCGAGACAATGTTTACCTGGCTTGTCGCGGGGTTTCGCGTGGCCGCTTTTCGATGCTGCGCACCCGCCAGAACGACCCGTTGCAGGTTCGGGTTGGCGAGCTGATTGAAGCGGTCAATTTGACCGATGCCAGCGACGCGCTGGTGTCCGAATTGAGTTATGGGCAACAGCGACAGCTTGAAATCGCCCTGGCACTGGCCGGTGCGCCGCGTCTCATTCTGTTTGATGAACCTGCCGCCGGCCTGTCGCCGACCGAACGCACCGAGTTGATCAACATCCTAACGTCGCTGCCCGGTCACATCGGCTACGTCATCATCGAGCACGATATGGACGTCGCCCTGCGCGTCGCTGAAAGCGTCACGATGATGCACAATGGGCGGGTCTTCAAAGAGGGTACGCCGGAAGAGATCGAGAATGATCCTGAGGTGCAGGCGCTCTATCTCGGTCATGGCGAAGACGGGGGTGACGCGTGA
- a CDS encoding branched-chain amino acid ABC transporter permease, which yields MAVIGNTDRIDGKARSAPSQSWWERIPTAAWVLAVVLLFMPVVANDFILFQVFGWTFILGMIALSLMFLAGYGGMVSLIQMSVAAMAGYMVAIFGISGITELSLGMPWWINIPLAIVIATIFGTLVGALAVRTEGIYTIMITLAIASAFFYFSRQNYTIFNGYTGFNLVVPPQLFGVDWRQPMPFYYLTLGCAFLAYIAVVYVSRAPFGLALQGVRDNPRRMAALGYNIVAHRIAAYAFASVIAAVGGILLVWQNAQIAPGTAGIGAVIDILVIAVIGGLGRPIGAFIGALIYVVLSTFAPDFLLSIGLSGERFNLLIGLGFLAIVYFSPDGVLGLWERWRASRHKRGDPLVGSDGS from the coding sequence ATGGCGGTCATCGGCAACACGGACAGAATCGATGGCAAGGCGAGGTCCGCCCCTTCGCAAAGCTGGTGGGAGCGCATACCGACAGCAGCCTGGGTGCTGGCCGTGGTGCTGCTTTTCATGCCGGTCGTCGCCAATGACTTCATCTTGTTCCAGGTTTTCGGCTGGACGTTCATTCTGGGCATGATCGCGTTGTCGCTGATGTTTTTGGCCGGCTATGGCGGCATGGTGAGCCTGATCCAGATGTCAGTCGCGGCCATGGCCGGGTATATGGTGGCGATCTTCGGTATCTCAGGCATCACCGAGTTGTCGTTGGGGATGCCGTGGTGGATCAACATCCCGCTGGCGATCGTGATCGCAACAATCTTCGGTACGCTTGTTGGGGCGCTAGCCGTGCGCACCGAGGGTATCTACACGATCATGATCACGCTGGCGATCGCGTCAGCCTTCTTCTATTTCTCCCGGCAAAACTACACGATTTTCAACGGCTACACCGGCTTCAACCTGGTGGTGCCGCCGCAGCTTTTTGGTGTCGATTGGCGACAACCGATGCCGTTCTACTACCTGACGCTGGGCTGTGCGTTCCTGGCCTACATTGCTGTCGTTTACGTGTCGCGGGCACCCTTCGGTTTGGCCTTACAAGGCGTGCGCGACAACCCCCGGCGCATGGCCGCACTGGGCTACAACATCGTCGCCCATCGGATTGCGGCCTACGCCTTTGCAAGTGTCATCGCCGCCGTGGGTGGCATTTTGCTGGTCTGGCAGAACGCACAGATCGCACCGGGCACGGCCGGGATCGGCGCGGTTATCGACATCTTGGTAATCGCCGTGATTGGCGGCCTTGGCCGTCCGATCGGCGCCTTCATCGGCGCGCTTATCTATGTCGTGCTGAGCACCTTCGCACCTGATTTCCTACTCTCCATCGGCCTGTCAGGCGAGCGGTTCAATCTGCTCATCGGGCTTGGTTTTCTGGCGATCGTTTACTTTTCGCCCGACGGCGTTTTGGGCCTGTGGGAGCGCTGGCGCGCCAGCCGACACAAACGCGGTGATCCCCTCGTTGGGAGCGATGGATCATGA
- a CDS encoding branched-chain amino acid ABC transporter permease: MIGFASRHPIWSLIILLAVAVFAWMIFAPWPPGLEEALGRKRIFLNAIFGGVTLGALYFLVASGFTLIFGLMRNVNLAHGSLYLLGGYLGFEISEFTGSWLLAFPIVFIIVALLGVILQHQVFRRMDGEDLRQTMVTIGLSVVLADLMLWYWGGQSYTIFAPDWLSGPATLPVISSIRESGEIVYLRYPAVRIAILVAAIVIGIGMWLLLNRTRLGMFVRAGVDDREMLAASGVRIQYIFLAVFAFGAGLAGIAGIVGGTFQSLSPGEDTRFLLASLVVVIVGGMGSIPGAALGALIIGLSEQLGLVYAPTYSVVFTFLIMAVVLAFRPQGLLGSTR; this comes from the coding sequence ATGATCGGATTCGCATCCAGACACCCCATTTGGTCTCTGATCATTCTGCTCGCGGTTGCAGTCTTTGCCTGGATGATCTTTGCGCCGTGGCCTCCTGGTCTTGAGGAGGCGTTGGGCCGCAAACGGATTTTCCTCAACGCGATCTTTGGTGGCGTGACGCTGGGTGCGCTCTATTTCTTGGTCGCCTCAGGTTTCACCCTGATCTTTGGACTGATGCGCAACGTTAATCTTGCCCATGGATCGCTCTACCTGCTGGGTGGCTATCTGGGATTTGAGATATCCGAGTTCACCGGCTCGTGGCTCCTTGCCTTTCCGATCGTTTTCATCATCGTCGCGCTGTTGGGCGTCATCTTACAGCATCAGGTGTTCCGCCGGATGGACGGCGAAGACCTTCGCCAGACCATGGTCACGATTGGTCTGTCGGTGGTGCTCGCCGATCTCATGCTCTGGTACTGGGGCGGGCAAAGCTACACCATCTTCGCGCCCGATTGGCTGTCGGGGCCGGCGACCTTGCCGGTCATTTCATCGATCCGCGAATCCGGTGAGATCGTCTATCTGCGCTACCCCGCTGTGCGTATTGCCATCCTGGTGGCGGCCATCGTCATCGGTATTGGCATGTGGTTGCTCCTTAACCGCACGCGCCTCGGCATGTTCGTTCGCGCTGGTGTCGATGACCGCGAGATGCTCGCCGCGTCAGGCGTGCGCATTCAGTACATTTTCTTGGCAGTTTTTGCTTTCGGCGCGGGTCTGGCCGGGATTGCCGGCATCGTTGGCGGCACATTCCAATCGCTCAGTCCGGGCGAAGACACACGCTTCCTCCTGGCATCGCTCGTCGTAGTGATTGTCGGAGGAATGGGCTCCATCCCTGGTGCCGCGCTTGGAGCTCTCATCATTGGCCTGTCGGAGCAGCTTGGGTTGGTCTACGCCCCCACCTATTCGGTCGTGTTCACATTCCTGATCATGGCCGTCGTCCTGGCGTTTCGGCCCCAGGGACTGTTGGGGAGCACGCGGTAA
- a CDS encoding helix-turn-helix domain-containing protein gives MAPHGHREGHLVFHVAGPAGQMVVEDKAVPISAGQAVAVSPWQGHYYEPLIYSEPTLALVLYIRPGWFLEAARQVSASMRFGRNGIEVTDHLARMVAETARVMLDHDMEDPLLEDRLCTLTQAAFDQSWQWTERGAAFTGPHTPARDFRIRNALRLMQDNIGGEYALNVIAREVGLSRPHFYKLFRAQIGLTPNLYLNALRMERAIEQLSATQAPVSDIGLDLGFSSQASFSRFFISNGVVPPSNYRRSVQSVELVHPQ, from the coding sequence ATGGCGCCGCATGGTCACCGTGAGGGCCATCTTGTGTTCCACGTGGCCGGACCTGCCGGACAAATGGTCGTCGAGGATAAGGCCGTGCCAATTTCTGCCGGACAGGCCGTGGCCGTAAGCCCTTGGCAGGGTCACTATTACGAACCGCTGATCTACAGTGAGCCAACGCTAGCGCTGGTCTTGTACATCCGTCCGGGCTGGTTCTTGGAGGCCGCGCGCCAGGTTTCGGCATCGATGCGTTTTGGCCGCAACGGCATTGAGGTCACCGATCACCTGGCGCGGATGGTCGCGGAAACCGCGCGCGTCATGCTTGATCACGACATGGAAGATCCCCTGTTGGAGGACCGCCTATGTACGCTCACCCAAGCCGCCTTTGATCAGTCCTGGCAGTGGACCGAACGCGGTGCTGCCTTTACCGGGCCGCATACGCCGGCACGCGACTTTCGCATCCGCAACGCCTTGCGGCTAATGCAGGACAATATCGGCGGGGAGTATGCGCTCAACGTGATCGCCCGCGAGGTGGGTCTGTCGCGCCCCCATTTTTACAAGCTCTTCCGCGCTCAAATCGGCCTGACGCCGAACCTTTATCTCAACGCTTTGCGCATGGAGCGGGCGATTGAGCAGCTCAGCGCAACGCAGGCGCCGGTCTCTGATATCGGCCTGGACCTCGGCTTTTCCAGTCAGGCAAGTTTCTCGCGCTTTTTCATCTCCAACGGGGTTGTGCCACCGTCGAACTATCGGCGTTCGGTGCAGTCAGTGGAGTTGGTTCATCCGCAATGA
- a CDS encoding iron-containing alcohol dehydrogenase gives MSLITFLTRVHFADRVLEDALPEALNRLGATRPLLIADAAGHIGDTASRLEHALPLDAIVTTFPQLGPSVPIGRLRAASEVFVKGDCDSLICLGGKTALDFGRVLAAFEPGTASRPLIAVPTTVANVGLGPVHMPGLMASSGKLRQPALPAAILLDATMTLAAEPHTLAANGFNALTNCIEAFLATAYNPPADGIALEGIRRSSLFLERAVSEHGNLDAHRELLAVALNAGLAAQKGLGGVEALARAAEDEIEGTGAHGRLHPSVMRPVLAFNAPAVGGRYQRIAEAMALPGQSDVADALVTMGQRLGLPERLGTEPIDGQRLDSVARRAAADPANLTNPRHATQADYRALLEQAL, from the coding sequence ATGTCGTTGATCACGTTTCTGACGCGCGTCCATTTCGCAGACCGCGTTCTTGAAGACGCGCTGCCCGAAGCGTTGAACCGCTTGGGCGCGACGCGACCGCTCCTGATTGCCGATGCCGCCGGCCATATCGGCGATACCGCCAGCCGCCTAGAACATGCGCTTCCGCTCGATGCTATCGTCACAACCTTCCCGCAGTTAGGACCGAGCGTACCAATCGGGCGGCTGCGCGCCGCCAGTGAGGTTTTCGTCAAAGGCGATTGTGATTCCTTGATCTGCCTCGGCGGGAAAACGGCTCTCGACTTCGGTCGAGTGTTGGCCGCCTTTGAGCCTGGTACTGCCTCGCGCCCGCTCATTGCCGTGCCCACCACCGTGGCCAATGTCGGCCTTGGGCCGGTCCATATGCCGGGCTTGATGGCAAGCTCTGGCAAGCTGCGGCAACCGGCTTTGCCTGCCGCCATCCTATTGGACGCGACGATGACGCTTGCAGCTGAACCCCATACGCTTGCCGCCAATGGTTTCAATGCGTTGACCAACTGTATCGAGGCCTTTCTGGCCACAGCTTACAACCCGCCTGCCGACGGCATCGCGCTGGAGGGCATCCGCCGCTCCTCCCTGTTTCTTGAACGCGCGGTGTCCGAACACGGTAATCTGGATGCCCATCGCGAACTACTGGCCGTGGCCCTCAATGCGGGCCTTGCCGCGCAAAAAGGCCTTGGAGGTGTTGAAGCTTTGGCGCGTGCAGCCGAAGACGAGATTGAAGGCACCGGCGCCCATGGGCGTTTGCATCCCTCGGTGATGCGGCCGGTTCTGGCTTTCAACGCACCCGCCGTCGGTGGACGCTATCAGCGCATTGCCGAAGCGATGGCGCTGCCGGGGCAAAGTGATGTTGCCGACGCGCTTGTGACAATGGGCCAACGGCTTGGATTGCCTGAGCGATTGGGAACCGAGCCTATCGACGGTCAACGGCTGGACAGCGTTGCCCGGCGCGCTGCCGCCGACCCGGCCAATCTAACCAATCCGCGCCATGCGACGCAGGCTGACTACCGCGCGCTTCTGGAGCAGGCGCTTTAA
- a CDS encoding ABC transporter substrate-binding protein, with translation MKKALLTAVLAASVALPASAFAQDEPIRIGILVALEGAFAEGGADGVRNVEMALEEAGFMAGGREIEYVVAPSDTTPDTAVRQARKLVEQDNVDIILGPLSGSEGIALRDYAKTVPNITIINGISGALETTWVDPAENFFRFNLDGAQWGAGLGTYVVEEKGWDRVATVAADYSFGYTNFLGFAVDFCRAGGEIVERFWVPLGSSDFGGVIAALPDDVDAIYLGVGGTDAINFLNQYQQAGSETNLIGGTIMADQTVLTSRGRAKDALIGTPTSGPLAVDNTDPAWTDYVARYQAAFPEDERFPAPSLFGVGYYVAALAAIEALNQVDGDLSDDQAAFQAALGALALETPLGVVELNENRQATGTVFINEVVEDGEGGLTNQLVATQEGVNQTLGMSAEEFRAMGLPSRDTPDCTALGGAG, from the coding sequence ATGAAGAAGGCGTTATTGACCGCCGTGCTGGCCGCATCAGTCGCACTTCCTGCGTCTGCATTCGCTCAGGACGAGCCGATCCGCATCGGCATTCTGGTGGCACTGGAAGGCGCATTTGCCGAAGGCGGCGCTGACGGCGTGCGCAATGTCGAAATGGCTCTGGAAGAAGCAGGCTTCATGGCCGGCGGGCGCGAAATCGAGTATGTCGTCGCTCCGTCCGACACGACGCCGGATACGGCCGTGCGCCAGGCTCGTAAACTCGTCGAGCAGGACAATGTCGACATAATTCTCGGACCGTTGTCGGGTTCGGAAGGCATTGCGCTTCGCGACTACGCGAAGACGGTTCCAAACATCACCATCATCAACGGCATTTCAGGTGCGCTGGAGACGACGTGGGTCGATCCGGCTGAGAACTTCTTCCGCTTCAACCTTGATGGCGCACAATGGGGCGCTGGTCTGGGCACCTATGTGGTTGAAGAAAAGGGCTGGGATCGTGTTGCAACGGTCGCCGCTGACTACTCATTCGGCTACACGAACTTCCTTGGTTTCGCCGTCGACTTCTGCCGCGCTGGGGGGGAAATCGTCGAGCGTTTCTGGGTCCCACTTGGGTCGTCTGATTTTGGTGGCGTGATTGCCGCGCTGCCTGATGATGTGGACGCTATCTACCTTGGCGTGGGTGGTACCGACGCCATCAACTTCCTCAACCAGTACCAGCAGGCTGGTTCGGAAACGAACTTGATCGGCGGCACCATCATGGCCGACCAGACCGTTCTGACCTCGCGCGGTCGGGCCAAGGATGCCTTGATCGGCACGCCAACCTCTGGGCCGCTGGCCGTGGACAACACCGACCCGGCTTGGACGGACTATGTTGCACGCTACCAGGCAGCCTTCCCCGAAGATGAGCGTTTCCCTGCGCCATCACTGTTTGGTGTTGGCTACTACGTGGCTGCTTTGGCTGCCATTGAGGCGCTGAACCAAGTTGATGGCGACCTCAGCGACGACCAGGCCGCTTTCCAGGCTGCCCTGGGCGCGCTGGCGCTGGAAACCCCGCTTGGGGTGGTGGAGCTCAATGAAAACCGCCAGGCAACCGGCACCGTGTTCATCAACGAAGTCGTTGAGGACGGCGAAGGTGGGCTGACCAACCAGCTTGTGGCGACGCAAGAGGGCGTCAACCAGACACTTGGCATGTCGGCCGAAGAGTTCCGTGCAATGGGCTTGCCATCGCGCGACACGCCAGACTGCACGGCGCTGGGTGGCGCCGGCTAA
- a CDS encoding nucleotidyltransferase family protein, whose protein sequence is MTVAGVLLAAGASHRFGADNKLLAMLHGRPLVRHAAEAMCEFRPSVLIASTKSPEIAKLLPEFQIATPPEEAPEQSDSLRAGVCLAESHGATRIFIALADMPFVTADLLNEVVDKCTDSRPSAATDGQRTMPPACFPQPYFNALKTLSGDRGAGALLKELPQAALVQVADDMLIDIDTPNSLSAAQSDAGLR, encoded by the coding sequence ATGACGGTCGCTGGCGTCTTGCTGGCTGCGGGGGCTTCTCATCGCTTTGGTGCGGACAATAAACTGCTTGCGATGCTCCACGGACGACCCTTGGTACGACACGCGGCGGAGGCAATGTGCGAGTTTCGTCCGAGCGTGTTGATCGCCAGCACAAAGTCGCCTGAGATTGCAAAACTGCTCCCAGAATTTCAGATCGCTACGCCGCCTGAAGAGGCGCCTGAACAATCCGACAGTCTGCGCGCTGGCGTTTGTCTTGCCGAGAGCCATGGTGCAACGCGCATTTTTATTGCGCTGGCAGACATGCCGTTTGTCACGGCTGACTTGTTGAATGAGGTTGTCGATAAGTGCACCGACAGCCGACCAAGTGCGGCAACGGACGGTCAACGAACGATGCCGCCGGCATGCTTTCCGCAACCATACTTCAATGCGCTGAAGACCCTAAGCGGCGATCGCGGCGCTGGTGCGCTGCTCAAAGAGTTGCCGCAGGCTGCACTCGTCCAAGTCGCGGACGACATGCTCATAGACATCGATACACCCAACAGCCTCAGCGCCGCTCAATCCGATGCGGGTCTGCGTTGA
- a CDS encoding XdhC family protein translates to MLTLTPPTRDPIDAVLDAPGDAVLAVIAGVEGPSYRPVGAMMAVFPPERRVGTLSSGCIESDIALHAMEAAEAGRPRMLRYGRGSPYMDIQLPCGGGLDILLLPSPDQAALGQIKKNRSARVACSLRIDTETGAMEVVESGLTHRDGNQLTVRFEPDIRFLVFGKGPEASTFAALVQSAGYPNLLLSPDVETLDHGSVAGCETRHLTTQAFPADLAADDRTAIVLFFHDHDWEPPILAGALGTSAFYIGAQGSQRARDARLQALQLMGIESVSLARLHGPVGLIPSARDAGTLAVSVLAEVLGKAMSVANTEAA, encoded by the coding sequence ATGCTGACACTGACGCCACCCACACGCGATCCCATCGATGCGGTGCTTGATGCGCCAGGGGATGCTGTGCTTGCCGTGATCGCTGGTGTCGAGGGGCCGTCCTACCGTCCCGTCGGCGCTATGATGGCGGTGTTTCCCCCTGAAAGACGTGTCGGCACGTTGTCGTCTGGATGCATCGAAAGCGATATAGCCTTGCATGCGATGGAGGCGGCCGAGGCTGGTCGTCCGCGGATGCTTCGGTACGGTCGTGGCTCGCCCTACATGGATATACAACTGCCCTGTGGGGGCGGGCTGGACATCTTGTTGTTGCCGTCCCCGGATCAGGCGGCACTTGGACAGATAAAAAAGAACCGGTCCGCCCGTGTTGCTTGTTCGCTCAGGATAGACACCGAAACGGGCGCGATGGAGGTAGTGGAGAGCGGCCTCACGCATCGCGACGGAAACCAGCTTACTGTTCGCTTTGAGCCGGACATCCGATTTCTCGTTTTTGGCAAAGGCCCTGAAGCCAGCACCTTCGCGGCACTGGTGCAGTCCGCTGGCTACCCAAACCTGCTTCTCTCGCCAGACGTTGAGACGCTCGACCATGGATCGGTCGCCGGATGCGAGACACGACATCTGACGACCCAGGCCTTTCCAGCCGATCTGGCTGCCGACGATCGCACCGCCATCGTTCTCTTTTTTCATGATCACGATTGGGAGCCGCCGATACTGGCAGGCGCGCTTGGGACCTCCGCCTTTTACATCGGTGCACAAGGCAGCCAGCGCGCCCGTGATGCACGCCTACAGGCTTTGCAGCTGATGGGCATCGAGTCGGTCAGCCTGGCGCGACTGCACGGCCCCGTTGGCCTTATCCCGTCGGCACGCGACGCGGGCACCCTTGCCGTTTCAGTTCTGGCCGAGGTGCTCGGCAAAGCTATGTCGGTGGCCAATACCGAGGCAGCATGA